A single Leptidea sinapis chromosome 2, ilLepSina1.1, whole genome shotgun sequence DNA region contains:
- the LOC126971838 gene encoding serine-arginine protein 55 isoform X5 — MRQAGEVTYADAHKQHRNEGVVEFATHSDMRGAIEKLDGTELNGRRIKLVEDRRSSRKRSRSSSSRSRSRSRERRRSRSRSGTPRSRSRSKSRPKSKSPVAKSRSRSRSKCVVSCAEQNIISSRSASPRKSVERRSRSGSRRNGKSPRSKSRSKERSRSRSKEGAESPKREEKREMSKSRSRERSASRDRSASRDRSGSRSRSRSGSPRQNGESQDRASNDRSPRSGD; from the exons ATGCGTCAAGCCGGTGAAGTTACTTACGCTGACGCTCATAAACAGCATCGCAATGAGGG TGTGGTAGAATTTGCGACTCACTCTGACATGCGTGGGGCGATTGAGAAACTGGATGGAACTGAGCTGAACGGGCGCCGCATCAAACTGGTGGAGGACCGGCGCTCCTCTCGCAAACGTTCCCGCTCTTCGTCAAGCCGCTCCAGAAGTCGCTCCCGGGAAAGAAGGCGCTCCAGATCCAG GTCGGGCACTCCTCGTAGCCGCTCCAGATCCAAGTCTCGTCCGAAGAGCAAGAGCCCTGTTGCCAAGTCTCGTTCCAGGTCGAGATCCAA GTGTGTTGTATCATGCGCTGAGCAAAACATAATATC GTCCAGATCGGCTTCTCCTCGCAAGTCAGTGGAGCGTCGGTCTCGCTCCGGGTCGCGACGCAACGGAAAGTCTCCGCGCTCCAAGTCCCGCTCCAA AGAGAGGTCTCGCTCCCGCAGCAAGGAGGGCGCCGAGTCTCCCAAGCGAGAAGAGAAGAGAGAGATGAGCAAGTCTCGCTCCCGTGAGCGCTCTGCTTCCCGCGACCGCTCTGCTTCTCGCGACCGCTCTGGGTCACGCTCGCGTTCCCGCTCGGGCTCGCCGCGGCAGAACGGCGAGTCGCAGGACCGCGCAAGCAATGATCGCTCTCCGAGAAGCGGGGATTAA